The proteins below come from a single Chrysoperla carnea chromosome 1, inChrCarn1.1, whole genome shotgun sequence genomic window:
- the LOC123305364 gene encoding clavesin-1 — translation MVSATELFNSNDEYKCTLSPELQKLAQEELREDENTRTQAIQQVRDWINKHPNIKKCRTDSIFLLRFLRTKKFSVPLTCEMIERYLTIRQLFPDWFTKLDIEDKDIADIIDNGYLVPLPKRDDDGRQVLLSCAGKFDPFKHSSSHMVRVHSLVMEALMDDEVNQIKGYTYINDESGLQMGHISLWSLKDVRNIMKCVQKSSPMRHKNSHFINIPQYAVKIFEFAISLLSDKLKSRIHLDKSIDELKAKVNPKILPEEYGGEGGSLKSMIEDCKKLLREKRDVILALDEMQIDINFKDNPLVSEMNEELGIGVEGSFRKLLVD, via the exons ATGGTCTCAGCAactgaattatttaattcaaatgatGAATATAAATGTACGCTCAGTcctgaattacaaaaattagcTCAGGAGGAGCTACGTGAAGATGAGAACACAAGAACACAAGCAATTCAACAAGTCCGTGATTGGATAAACAAACatccaaatattaaaaaatgtcgtaccgattcaatatttttattacgttttttacgtacaaaaaaatttagtgtaCCATTAACATGTGAAATGATTGAACGCTATTTAACAATCCGTCAATTATTCCCCGATTGGTTTACAAAATTAGATATTGAAGATAAAGATATTGCAGACATTATTGATAATGGATATTTGGTACCATTACCAAAACGTGATGACGATGGTAGACAAGTTTTGTTATCATGTGCTGGAAAATTTGATCCATTTAAACATTCATCATCGCATATGGTTCGTGTGCATAGTTTAGTCATGGAAGCGTTAATGGATGATGAAGTCAATCAAATTAAAGGATACACTTATATTAATGATGAAAGTGGATTACAAATGGGACATATTAGTTTATGGTCGTTAAAGGATGTTCgtaatattatgaaatgtgttcag aaATCATCACCAATGCGACATAAGAATTCCCATTTCATTAATATTCCACAGTATGcagttaaaattttcgaatttgcaATTTCATTATTGAGTGATAAATTAAAGAGTCGCATTCAT cttgataaatCTATTGATGAATTAAAAGCAAAAGTCAATCCAAAAATCCTACCCGAAGAATACGGTGGTGAAGGTGGTTCATTAAAGAGCATGATAGaagattgtaaaaaattattacgtgAAAAACGTGATGTAATTTTAGCTTTAGATGAAATGCAAATCGATATTAACTTTAAAGATAATCCACTTGTATCTGAAATGAATGAAGAACTTGGTATTGGTGTAGAAGGATCATTCCGTAAACTCTTagtcgattaa